One stretch of Chitinophaga pendula DNA includes these proteins:
- the ade gene encoding adenine deaminase — MNTFHISGNIIDVRGRRTYPGTIYVEQGRISRIEADEQSYDTCLLPGFIDAHVHVESSMLIPSEFARLAVVHGTVGTISDPHEIANVMGVSGVEYMLENGSRVPFKFNFGAPSCVPATTFETAGAQVSVAEVAALLRRPDIRYLTEMMNFPGVLQKEPEVMAKIAAAQAVGKPVDGHAPGLRGDAARQYIAAGISTDHECFTAEEALDKLAHGMHILIREGSAALNFDALIPLLPEHYNHIMFCSDDKHPDNLVQGHINLLVKRALALGMDLYKVLQAACVNPVTHYKLDVGLLQPGDPADFIVIDNIQDFNILTTYVDGIKVATQGETLISSINEAVVNNFECTPKVPSDFVIPATDGKDMVTIHVMEALDGQLITNSSKMPLSVTDGMLKADVSRDILKIAVVNRYHHAPVAAGFIRNFGLTEGAIASSVAHDSHNIIAVGVDDDSLCKAVNAVISYRGGISAYGSAGLKLLPLPVAGLMSNLDGYTVAAQYSTLDEAAKALGSTLSAPFMTLSFMALLVIPHLKLSDQGLFDGDAFAFTPVIAQ, encoded by the coding sequence ATGAACACCTTTCACATTTCTGGTAATATCATTGACGTCCGGGGGAGGCGTACTTATCCTGGTACTATTTACGTAGAGCAGGGACGTATCAGCCGTATCGAGGCTGATGAACAAAGTTATGATACCTGTCTGCTGCCGGGATTTATTGATGCCCACGTGCATGTAGAGAGTTCTATGCTGATTCCGTCGGAATTTGCCCGGCTTGCGGTAGTACATGGTACGGTAGGAACTATTTCCGATCCGCATGAGATTGCCAATGTGATGGGCGTATCTGGTGTGGAGTACATGTTGGAGAATGGCAGCCGGGTACCTTTCAAGTTCAACTTTGGGGCGCCCTCCTGCGTACCGGCCACTACATTTGAGACTGCAGGCGCACAGGTGTCTGTAGCGGAGGTAGCCGCATTGTTAAGACGTCCGGACATAAGATATCTGACGGAGATGATGAACTTTCCCGGTGTATTGCAAAAAGAGCCGGAGGTAATGGCTAAGATCGCTGCTGCCCAGGCTGTAGGAAAACCAGTAGACGGGCATGCTCCGGGATTACGGGGAGACGCCGCCCGGCAATACATTGCAGCTGGTATCAGTACAGACCACGAATGTTTTACCGCCGAAGAAGCATTGGATAAACTGGCTCATGGTATGCATATATTAATCCGGGAGGGCAGCGCGGCGCTCAACTTTGACGCGCTTATACCTTTGTTGCCTGAACATTATAATCACATCATGTTCTGCAGTGATGACAAGCACCCGGACAACCTGGTGCAAGGACATATCAACCTGCTGGTGAAACGTGCACTGGCACTCGGAATGGACCTTTACAAGGTACTACAGGCAGCATGTGTCAACCCGGTTACTCACTACAAACTGGACGTAGGACTGTTACAACCTGGTGATCCTGCTGACTTCATTGTGATCGACAACATCCAGGATTTCAATATCCTGACCACTTATGTTGATGGCATCAAAGTAGCTACGCAAGGGGAAACCCTTATTTCCTCTATCAATGAGGCTGTTGTGAACAATTTTGAATGCACGCCCAAAGTACCATCGGACTTCGTCATTCCTGCTACGGACGGCAAAGATATGGTCACCATACATGTCATGGAAGCATTAGATGGCCAGCTCATTACGAATTCCAGTAAGATGCCGTTGTCTGTAACTGATGGTATGCTAAAAGCGGACGTGTCGCGCGATATACTCAAAATAGCGGTGGTAAACCGCTATCATCATGCACCGGTGGCGGCAGGCTTTATCCGCAATTTTGGTCTTACAGAAGGAGCGATAGCCTCTTCTGTGGCACATGACAGTCATAATATCATTGCAGTGGGCGTAGATGATGATAGTTTGTGCAAGGCGGTAAATGCCGTGATCAGTTACCGGGGAGGTATCAGTGCTTATGGCAGTGCAGGGTTAAAGTTATTACCACTACCGGTAGCCGGGTTAATGAGTAACCTGGATGGGTATACGGTAGCAGCGCAATACAGCACGCTTGATGAAGCTGCCAAAGCGTTGGGCAGTACGCTTTCAGCCCCCTTTATGACATTATCCTTTATGGCACTGCTGGTGATCCCTCACCTCAAACTCAGTGACCAGGGGTTATTTGACGGGGATGCTTTTGCCTTTACGCCTGTGATTGCACAATAA
- a CDS encoding helix-turn-helix transcriptional regulator: MPKNKDAVSRYRWIDERLRNKRLSKPKLEDLIEFVSEKMGAAISTRTIQKDIQDMRHDPELNYMAPIVYNRSAGTYSYEDDSFSISNMPIDEADLQGLEIAIGILEQFRSLPVVQQFEDAILKIAASLKMNREALQHKGLIKFARTNQYKGAEHIPTIVEAIKELEVIRIAYHSFERKEPKEHWVEPYHVREYQHRFYLIGKSQRAKGGTLLTFALDRIVDMWPTNKHFDEKNFDDANYYKHAIGITVPEGKPEEVLLAFTPKQGHYIKSQPIHTSQEVIIDNEEECRVSLNVVINHELVMMLLSYGANVKILQPRELADKIAAEAKAMLAQYS, translated from the coding sequence ATGCCCAAGAATAAGGATGCGGTATCCCGCTATAGATGGATAGATGAACGGCTACGCAACAAGCGGCTTTCCAAACCCAAGCTGGAGGACCTGATCGAGTTTGTGTCTGAAAAGATGGGCGCTGCTATTTCGACCCGCACTATACAGAAGGATATACAGGATATGCGCCATGATCCGGAGCTTAATTATATGGCCCCTATTGTATACAACCGGAGTGCGGGTACCTATAGCTATGAAGACGATAGTTTTTCGATCAGCAACATGCCTATAGATGAAGCGGATCTGCAGGGGTTGGAAATAGCAATTGGTATATTGGAACAATTCAGAAGTCTGCCGGTGGTGCAGCAATTTGAAGATGCGATTCTCAAAATAGCTGCCAGCCTGAAGATGAACCGGGAGGCGCTGCAACATAAGGGATTGATCAAGTTTGCGAGAACGAACCAATATAAGGGAGCGGAACATATTCCGACCATTGTGGAAGCCATTAAGGAATTGGAAGTGATCCGTATTGCCTATCATAGTTTTGAGCGGAAAGAGCCGAAGGAGCACTGGGTGGAGCCTTATCATGTACGTGAATACCAGCACCGGTTCTACCTGATCGGGAAGAGCCAGCGGGCTAAGGGGGGTACTTTGCTCACTTTTGCACTGGATCGTATTGTGGATATGTGGCCGACCAACAAACATTTTGACGAAAAGAATTTCGACGACGCCAACTATTACAAACACGCCATTGGTATCACCGTTCCGGAAGGGAAACCTGAAGAGGTATTGCTGGCCTTCACGCCCAAGCAGGGTCATTATATCAAATCCCAGCCCATCCATACCTCACAGGAGGTGATCATTGACAATGAAGAGGAATGTCGTGTATCGCTCAACGTAGTCATCAATCATGAGCTGGTTATGATGCTGTTAAGTTATGGTGCCAATGTAAAAATATTACAGCCCCGGGAACTGGCGGATAAGATCGCCGCTGAGGCAAAAGCTATGCTGGCGCAATACTCCTGA
- a CDS encoding pseudouridine synthase produces the protein MKKNKPAVKGFSPFKENKSHSNKPGRPDVGVERAGRKPARLLEKGERGDKGEKIERREKREQSEGAGTERGNKPTFRGKGTEGGFRGNKSEGFRGNKPDTFRDNKSEGFRDGNKSESFRDNKSEKREKTPVQRGGAGKSFKDTPRETPSGFNRKKYFDNTNERFAEKQDRKQASRQQRSEHDGEVKETVPYKKTARKQSAEGNGVAGEMPLNKYLAHCGICSRRKAVDHIKAGKVTVNDQVVMEPAFKVTDKDNVKLVGKKIHIQKNLVYILLNKPKGYITTTDDPEGRQTVMELIADATEERVYPVGRLDRNTSGLLLLTNDGELAQKLAHPKHNIKKIYQVGLDKALTKADFEKILNGVPLEDGVALVDALGYIDPKNKAEVGIEIHSGKNRIVRRIFEHLEYSVEKLDRVMYAGLTKKNVNRGRWRFLTEKEIILLKHFK, from the coding sequence ATGAAAAAGAACAAACCTGCCGTGAAAGGCTTTTCTCCATTTAAAGAGAATAAATCCCATAGCAACAAGCCAGGTCGTCCGGACGTTGGTGTTGAGCGTGCGGGGCGCAAACCTGCCCGTCTATTAGAGAAAGGGGAAAGAGGAGATAAGGGAGAAAAAATTGAGAGAAGGGAGAAACGGGAGCAATCCGAAGGTGCTGGTACAGAAAGAGGTAACAAACCTACCTTTCGTGGCAAAGGCACTGAGGGTGGTTTCCGAGGTAATAAATCAGAAGGTTTCCGTGGTAATAAGCCTGACACTTTCCGCGATAATAAATCTGAGGGCTTCCGCGATGGTAACAAATCGGAGAGCTTCCGTGATAACAAATCTGAAAAGAGGGAAAAAACGCCTGTTCAGCGTGGTGGTGCAGGGAAAAGCTTCAAGGATACTCCGCGGGAGACGCCCAGCGGATTTAACCGGAAGAAATATTTTGACAATACCAATGAGCGGTTTGCGGAGAAGCAAGATCGTAAACAAGCCAGCAGGCAGCAGCGCAGCGAGCATGATGGAGAAGTGAAAGAGACGGTCCCTTATAAAAAGACTGCCAGGAAGCAATCGGCTGAAGGAAATGGAGTGGCTGGGGAAATGCCATTGAATAAATATCTTGCTCACTGCGGCATTTGTTCCCGGAGGAAAGCGGTAGACCATATCAAAGCGGGCAAAGTAACGGTTAACGATCAGGTGGTAATGGAACCCGCTTTCAAGGTAACGGACAAGGATAATGTAAAACTGGTAGGTAAGAAAATACATATACAGAAGAACCTGGTATATATACTGCTGAATAAACCTAAGGGGTATATTACTACGACAGATGATCCCGAGGGTCGCCAGACGGTGATGGAGCTGATCGCTGATGCGACTGAGGAGCGGGTATATCCTGTGGGACGTCTGGACAGGAATACTTCGGGGTTATTATTGTTGACTAATGATGGAGAGCTGGCGCAGAAGCTGGCGCATCCGAAACACAATATCAAAAAGATCTACCAGGTAGGGCTGGACAAGGCGCTTACCAAAGCAGACTTTGAAAAGATACTGAACGGTGTACCACTGGAAGACGGTGTGGCGTTGGTGGATGCGTTGGGATATATTGATCCTAAGAACAAAGCCGAAGTAGGGATAGAGATCCATAGTGGTAAGAACCGTATTGTGCGCCGTATATTCGAGCACCTGGAGTACAGTGTGGAAAAGCTGGATCGTGTGATGTATGCCGGTCTTACCAAGAAGAATGTCAACAGGGGCAGATGGCGTTTCCTGACAGAGAAGGAAATCATATTACTGAAGCATTTTAAATAG
- a CDS encoding outer membrane lipoprotein-sorting protein produces MKKLKTLTLLLGALALAFTTQAQSADEIVAKYVDAIGGAEKLKGLKTLQQEVVMEIQGMEIPMKTWSINNQATRVEFEVMGTTNVQVVTKTGGWSQMPVQNQPDPKETDTATLRLGQAQLDLTGLYDYKTKGKKVEFKGKETVDGKELYKLQVTNTNGVTANMFIDPATNYLVRIETKTAINGQDIQTVTTLSDYQKTDYGFAYPSSTSVEPSGMKLTVKKVEVNKPIDESIFKMPAK; encoded by the coding sequence ATGAAAAAGCTCAAGACGTTAACCCTGTTACTGGGAGCACTGGCGCTAGCATTTACCACACAAGCACAAAGCGCAGATGAGATCGTAGCCAAATACGTTGACGCTATTGGCGGGGCTGAAAAACTGAAAGGGCTGAAAACACTGCAGCAAGAGGTGGTAATGGAAATCCAGGGTATGGAGATCCCCATGAAAACCTGGTCCATCAACAACCAGGCTACCCGCGTAGAATTCGAAGTAATGGGTACTACTAACGTACAGGTAGTTACCAAAACTGGCGGCTGGAGCCAGATGCCCGTTCAGAATCAACCGGACCCTAAAGAAACAGATACCGCTACTCTCCGTCTCGGACAGGCACAACTGGACCTCACCGGCTTATATGACTATAAAACAAAAGGTAAAAAAGTAGAATTCAAAGGCAAAGAGACCGTAGATGGTAAAGAACTGTACAAACTACAGGTGACAAACACTAACGGCGTTACTGCAAACATGTTTATCGATCCTGCCACGAACTACCTGGTTAGAATAGAAACCAAAACTGCCATCAATGGCCAGGATATTCAAACCGTTACCACACTCAGCGACTATCAGAAAACTGACTACGGTTTCGCTTATCCGTCTTCTACCAGCGTAGAACCTTCCGGTATGAAACTGACAGTTAAAAAAGTAGAAGTGAATAAACCAATCGATGAAAGCATTTTCAAAATGCCAGCTAAATAA
- a CDS encoding anhydro-N-acetylmuramic acid kinase: MVYNVIGIMSGSSLDGLDIVFVELTEVRGKWEYKIKAADCQPYPQEWVAQLSTATTMPARDYLLLHSRYGHYIGQQINAFISAHQLDHQVHFIASHGHTTFHMPESQMTAQLGDGAAITAETGLPVINDLRGMDIALGGQGAPIVPMGERLLLPGYQFYLNLGGIANISAQSENSFVAFDVCPCNRVLNALAEQLGRPYDEGGQLAAGGVADEKLSTALQALPYYQQEYPKSLANDFGTDTILPLIQQYKISVQGKLGTYTQHIAAQVAVAVEKIIAREGLPAGPAKMLVTGGGAMNSFLVNSLQKALQHLDIEVIVPDAQTIEYKEAVIMALMGALRWRQESNVLSSVTGASRDSIGGALWVI; encoded by the coding sequence ATGGTTTATAATGTGATAGGCATAATGTCGGGTAGTTCACTGGACGGGCTGGATATCGTTTTTGTTGAGCTGACAGAAGTGCGTGGGAAGTGGGAATATAAGATCAAAGCTGCAGACTGTCAGCCTTATCCGCAGGAATGGGTCGCACAACTGTCTACCGCAACGACAATGCCCGCAAGAGACTATTTGTTATTGCATAGCCGGTATGGCCATTATATAGGACAGCAGATCAATGCATTTATCAGCGCTCATCAGCTGGATCACCAGGTGCATTTTATAGCCAGCCATGGGCACACCACGTTTCATATGCCGGAATCACAGATGACGGCTCAGTTAGGGGATGGAGCAGCTATTACCGCAGAAACAGGACTGCCCGTGATCAACGACCTGCGTGGGATGGATATCGCATTAGGCGGACAGGGAGCTCCGATCGTACCTATGGGAGAAAGATTATTATTGCCCGGATATCAGTTTTACCTCAATCTGGGGGGCATCGCTAATATCTCCGCCCAATCAGAAAACAGTTTTGTCGCCTTTGATGTATGCCCTTGCAATCGCGTACTAAATGCCTTAGCCGAACAACTTGGTAGACCCTATGACGAGGGAGGTCAACTGGCAGCAGGTGGCGTCGCTGACGAAAAACTCAGCACAGCTTTGCAGGCATTACCTTACTATCAGCAGGAATACCCCAAGTCCCTGGCCAATGATTTCGGAACGGATACCATCCTGCCGTTGATCCAGCAATATAAGATATCAGTACAAGGCAAACTCGGTACCTATACACAACATATTGCCGCCCAGGTGGCCGTTGCGGTGGAAAAGATCATTGCCCGTGAAGGATTACCGGCAGGACCGGCTAAAATGCTGGTAACAGGGGGCGGTGCAATGAATAGCTTCCTCGTTAATAGCTTGCAGAAAGCCTTGCAACACCTGGATATAGAAGTGATAGTACCCGATGCACAGACGATCGAATATAAAGAAGCGGTGATAATGGCCCTGATGGGTGCACTCCGTTGGAGACAGGAAAGCAATGTGTTGTCATCCGTAACAGGCGCCTCGAGAGATAGTATCGGAGGCGCATTGTGGGTGATATAG
- the rlmN gene encoding 23S rRNA (adenine(2503)-C(2))-methyltransferase RlmN encodes MKSVKKNIRHMSLSEMQAYFVTINEKAFRAKQVYEWIWVKHATSFEAMTNLSKQLRTTLQEHFELPAVRINATQQSTDGTIKNRFQLHDGHFVEGVLIPTDTRQTACVSSQVGCSLSCKFCATGYMDRKRNLDYDEIYDEVVLLNEQAMAASGKKLTNIVFMGMGEPLLNYKNVLQSIARITSPDGGLAMSPKRITVSTAGVAKMIKQLGDDQVKFNLALSLHAANDKKRSEIMPINDTNNLEVLIEALNYFYKATENQISFEYILFRDFNDSQKDADELIKVYRQVPADLVNIIEYNPIDNARFQKPDEDVAESFMQYLSKNRVNARLRRSRGKDIDAACGQLANK; translated from the coding sequence ATGAAGTCTGTTAAAAAGAACATACGTCATATGAGCCTGTCGGAGATGCAGGCCTATTTTGTGACGATCAATGAAAAGGCCTTTCGTGCCAAGCAGGTGTATGAATGGATCTGGGTGAAGCATGCGACCAGTTTTGAGGCGATGACGAATTTATCCAAGCAGTTGCGGACCACTTTGCAGGAGCATTTTGAGTTGCCGGCGGTGCGGATAAATGCCACACAGCAGAGTACGGACGGCACTATCAAGAACCGGTTCCAGCTGCATGACGGTCATTTTGTGGAGGGGGTGCTTATTCCCACGGATACCCGTCAGACGGCTTGTGTATCGTCGCAGGTGGGATGTAGCCTGAGCTGTAAGTTCTGTGCGACCGGTTATATGGACAGGAAACGTAACCTGGACTATGACGAGATATATGATGAAGTGGTATTGTTGAATGAGCAGGCGATGGCGGCATCTGGTAAGAAGCTGACCAACATTGTGTTCATGGGTATGGGAGAGCCGTTGCTGAACTATAAGAACGTATTGCAGTCCATTGCCCGTATCACTTCTCCGGACGGAGGGTTGGCGATGTCTCCCAAACGTATTACTGTATCTACTGCCGGTGTGGCTAAGATGATCAAACAGCTGGGCGACGACCAGGTGAAGTTCAACCTGGCATTATCGCTTCATGCTGCCAATGACAAAAAGCGTAGTGAGATCATGCCGATCAATGATACCAACAACCTGGAAGTACTGATCGAGGCGCTTAACTATTTTTATAAAGCGACGGAGAACCAGATATCATTCGAGTACATTCTATTCAGGGATTTTAACGATTCCCAGAAGGATGCGGATGAACTGATCAAGGTATATCGTCAGGTCCCTGCCGACCTGGTTAACATCATCGAGTACAATCCTATTGACAACGCACGGTTCCAGAAGCCTGACGAGGATGTTGCGGAGTCATTCATGCAATACCTTAGTAAGAACCGGGTGAATGCCCGTTTGCGCCGCAGCCGTGGTAAAGATATCGATGCAGCCTGTGGACAGCTAGCCAACAAATAA
- a CDS encoding RluA family pseudouridine synthase: MRIQDHIIAETEDYIVVNKPAGLLTIQDRHDSEIPALLTLLRKLYRDIFTVHRLDKDTSGVLVFARHEEAHKYFSQLFEGRQVKKFYLGLVHSQPEPPVGSIKVPIMEHPVQKGKMVTNAKGKPSHTDYETLETFGQYSLVRMQIHTGRTHQIRVHMKHVGHPIVVDELYGSPKGIYLSAIKKKYKMGKFTEEERPLLGRLGLHAWQLHFTDMSGKEMVVEAPLPKDIQAVLTQLRKRGGGSAAVSAVVQEDQGE, encoded by the coding sequence ATGCGAATTCAAGATCATATTATAGCAGAAACGGAAGATTATATTGTGGTGAATAAGCCGGCGGGTTTGCTGACCATCCAGGATCGTCATGATAGTGAGATACCGGCGTTGCTAACTTTACTGAGAAAATTATACAGAGATATATTTACGGTGCACCGACTGGATAAGGACACCAGTGGGGTGTTGGTTTTTGCGCGGCATGAGGAGGCACATAAATACTTTTCGCAACTATTTGAGGGGCGGCAGGTCAAGAAGTTTTACCTGGGGCTTGTACATAGTCAGCCGGAGCCTCCTGTGGGCAGCATAAAAGTGCCTATTATGGAGCACCCGGTGCAGAAGGGTAAGATGGTGACCAATGCTAAGGGGAAGCCGTCCCATACGGACTATGAGACGCTGGAGACTTTTGGTCAGTACAGCCTGGTGAGGATGCAGATACATACGGGCCGTACGCATCAGATCCGTGTGCATATGAAACATGTGGGGCATCCGATCGTGGTAGATGAGCTGTATGGTAGTCCTAAGGGTATTTATCTCTCTGCTATTAAGAAGAAATACAAGATGGGCAAGTTCACGGAAGAGGAGCGTCCATTGTTGGGCAGGTTAGGACTTCATGCCTGGCAGTTGCATTTTACGGATATGAGTGGTAAGGAGATGGTAGTGGAAGCTCCATTGCCTAAAGACATCCAGGCGGTGCTTACCCAGCTGCGTAAGCGTGGTGGTGGCAGTGCTGCGGTGTCGGCTGTTGTGCAAGAGGATCAGGGGGAATAA
- a CDS encoding peroxiredoxin: protein MSLRLGDIAPNFQAKTTQGDIDFHEFLGDSWGVLFSHPADFTPVCTTELGRTALLKEEFAKRNVKVLALSVDPLDKHQSWIGDINETQHCDVTFPIIADEDKKVANLYDMIHPNASETFTVRSLFVIGPDKKVKLTITYPASTGRNFHEVLRVIDSLQLTAKYSVATPADWKDGEDVIVVPAVPTEDIPAKFPKGHKIIKPYLRTTPQPNK, encoded by the coding sequence ATGAGCTTAAGACTAGGAGATATAGCGCCTAACTTCCAGGCCAAAACCACCCAAGGAGATATAGACTTTCATGAATTCCTGGGTGACAGTTGGGGTGTCCTCTTTTCCCATCCGGCAGACTTTACCCCCGTTTGTACCACAGAACTGGGTAGAACAGCCCTCCTCAAAGAGGAATTTGCTAAAAGAAACGTAAAAGTCCTCGCACTCAGCGTAGACCCCCTCGATAAACACCAAAGCTGGATAGGCGATATCAACGAAACCCAGCACTGCGACGTTACATTCCCCATCATCGCCGATGAGGATAAAAAAGTCGCTAACCTCTACGACATGATCCATCCTAACGCTTCAGAGACCTTCACCGTAAGATCCCTGTTCGTAATCGGACCCGATAAAAAAGTGAAACTTACCATCACTTACCCTGCCTCTACCGGTAGGAACTTCCATGAAGTACTGCGCGTGATCGACTCCCTGCAACTGACCGCTAAATATAGCGTAGCCACCCCTGCAGACTGGAAAGATGGCGAAGACGTGATCGTCGTACCCGCCGTCCCCACCGAAGACATCCCCGCCAAGTTCCCGAAAGGACACAAGATCATCAAACCTTACCTACGTACGACGCCACAACCTAATAAATAG
- a CDS encoding DMT family transporter, whose protein sequence is MAATQRSRFIWGVTIVFIGAVCFSAKAILVKLAYRAGNIDAVAVLMLRMLFSLPFYAATAWYLARHTSNVRLTSRQWLQIGVLGLVGYYASSILDFMGLQYISAGLERLILFTYPTFALLMSAFYLKKKISRTQWLALAAAYTGILIAFTGDIRQEGWGPGLVTGSVLMVGCALAYAFYIVGSGELIPQVGVMKFTAYALMFSSMGVFIHYLARYGWQMPDTNAHVYWLCLIMALFATVLPTFMISAGVKRVGANNAAIIASVGPVATIIQAYFFLGEAITVSQLSGTALVLAGVLIIGWKGTEKGGK, encoded by the coding sequence ATGGCCGCAACACAACGTTCCCGTTTTATATGGGGAGTGACAATCGTTTTTATCGGCGCAGTATGCTTCTCCGCAAAGGCCATTCTGGTTAAGCTGGCCTACCGCGCCGGAAATATAGATGCGGTAGCAGTGCTCATGCTCCGCATGCTCTTCTCCTTGCCCTTTTATGCAGCCACCGCCTGGTACCTCGCCCGGCATACCAGCAATGTGCGCCTTACCTCCCGCCAATGGCTGCAGATAGGCGTACTGGGCCTGGTAGGCTATTACGCCAGCTCCATCCTCGACTTCATGGGCCTGCAGTATATCTCCGCCGGCCTCGAAAGACTGATCCTGTTTACCTATCCCACCTTCGCATTGCTGATGTCCGCCTTCTACCTGAAGAAAAAGATCAGCCGCACTCAGTGGCTGGCGCTGGCAGCCGCTTATACCGGTATCCTCATCGCCTTTACCGGCGACATACGACAGGAAGGATGGGGCCCCGGTCTCGTCACCGGTAGCGTACTAATGGTAGGATGCGCGCTCGCCTATGCCTTTTATATCGTAGGCAGCGGCGAACTGATCCCACAGGTAGGGGTGATGAAGTTTACCGCCTATGCCCTTATGTTCTCCTCCATGGGCGTATTCATCCATTACCTGGCCCGCTATGGCTGGCAAATGCCGGATACCAATGCCCACGTCTACTGGCTCTGCCTCATAATGGCACTATTCGCTACCGTACTACCCACATTCATGATATCGGCAGGCGTAAAGAGGGTGGGCGCTAATAACGCAGCCATCATCGCTAGTGTAGGCCCCGTAGCGACAATCATACAGGCTTACTTTTTCCTGGGAGAAGCCATCACCGTCAGCCAGCTAAGCGGCACCGCCCTCGTACTCGCCGGCGTATTGATAATAGGTTGGAAAGGAACTGAAAAGGGGGGAAAATAA
- a CDS encoding thiolase family protein produces MQAAYIVDAVRTPIGRYGGALSTVRPDDMLAHMIKALVNRNPSLDTAAIEDVIAGAANQAGEDNRDVARMAALLAGLPVTVGGNTVNRLCASGLQAIMDAARAIMCGEGDAYLAGGVESMTRAPFVMAKSDGPFSRKTEIFDSTIGWRFNNKKLTDLYYPYSMGETAENVARQWNVSREDQDQFAFDSQRKYKQALDAGKWTEEIIPVEITPNKEEPVLFSKDEHPRETSLEKLAGLRPAFAKDGSVTAGNSSGINDGAAMVMIVSEAALKRFNLTPLARIKAMAVAGVDPSIMGIGPVPASRKALQRAGITTASLDLIELNEAFASQSLACMRDLELDPSKVNVNGGAISIGHPLGCSGARITATLLHEMKRHDNARLGLATMCVGVGQGAAVVFEKC; encoded by the coding sequence ATGCAAGCAGCATATATAGTAGACGCAGTCCGTACACCTATCGGCCGCTATGGCGGCGCCCTCAGCACCGTTCGGCCAGATGACATGCTGGCCCATATGATCAAAGCATTGGTCAATCGCAATCCCTCCCTAGATACTGCAGCCATAGAAGATGTAATCGCCGGCGCTGCCAACCAGGCGGGTGAAGATAACCGCGACGTAGCCCGTATGGCCGCCCTGCTGGCTGGCCTGCCCGTAACAGTCGGGGGCAACACCGTCAACCGCCTCTGCGCATCCGGCCTCCAGGCCATCATGGATGCCGCCCGCGCTATCATGTGCGGCGAAGGAGATGCTTACCTCGCCGGTGGCGTGGAAAGTATGACCCGTGCCCCCTTCGTCATGGCCAAATCCGATGGCCCCTTCTCCCGTAAAACAGAAATATTCGACTCTACCATAGGATGGCGCTTTAACAACAAAAAACTGACAGATCTATACTATCCCTATTCCATGGGAGAAACCGCAGAAAACGTCGCCAGACAATGGAACGTCAGCCGCGAAGACCAGGATCAGTTCGCCTTCGACAGCCAACGCAAATACAAACAGGCACTCGACGCTGGTAAATGGACGGAAGAGATCATCCCCGTAGAAATCACTCCCAACAAAGAAGAACCCGTGCTCTTCTCTAAAGATGAACACCCGCGCGAAACTTCCCTCGAAAAACTGGCTGGCCTCAGACCTGCCTTCGCCAAAGATGGCAGCGTTACCGCTGGCAACTCCTCCGGGATCAACGATGGCGCCGCGATGGTGATGATTGTATCCGAAGCCGCCCTCAAACGTTTCAATCTTACACCGCTGGCACGGATAAAAGCAATGGCCGTAGCAGGTGTAGACCCATCCATCATGGGCATCGGCCCGGTACCGGCTTCCCGTAAAGCACTACAAAGAGCCGGCATCACCACCGCCAGCCTCGACCTCATCGAACTCAACGAAGCTTTCGCTTCACAATCCCTGGCTTGCATGCGCGACCTCGAACTCGATCCGTCAAAAGTAAATGTCAACGGAGGGGCCATCTCTATCGGCCACCCGCTCGGATGTAGCGGCGCCCGTATCACCGCCACCTTATTGCACGAGATGAAACGTCATGACAATGCCCGCCTCGGACTCGCCACCATGTGTGTAGGAGTCGGACAAGGCGCCGCCGTCGTATTCGAAAAATGCTGA